In Papio anubis isolate 15944 chromosome 17, Panubis1.0, whole genome shotgun sequence, the following are encoded in one genomic region:
- the TMC6 gene encoding transmembrane channel-like protein 6 isoform X4, translating to MAQPLAFILDVPETPGDQGSQEPSPYDESEVHDSFHQLIQEQSQWAAQEGLELQQREQEATGSGQQMLRRPEGTQSTATLRILASMPSRTIGRSRGAIISQYYSRTVQLRRRSSRPLLGNFVLSARPSLRLYDLELDPTAREEEEKQSLLVKELQSLAVAQRDHMLRGMPLSLAEKRSLREKSRTPRGKWRGQQGSGGVCSCCGRLRYACVLALHSLGLALLSGLQALTPWRYALKRIGGQFGSSVLSYFLFLKTLLAFNALLQLLLVAFIVGPQVAFLPALPGPAPICTGLELLTGAGCFTHTVMFYGHYSNATLNQPCGSPLDSSQCTPRAGGLPYNMPLAYLYTVGAGFFITCITLVYSMAHSFGESYRVGSTSGIHAITVFCSWDYKVMQKRASRLQQDNIRTRLKELLAEWQLRQSPRSVCGRLRQAAALGLAWLLCLGTALGCAVAIHVFSEFLIQSPEAAGQEAALLVLPLVVGLLNLGAPYLCRVLAALEPHDSPVLEVYVAICRNLILKLAILGTLCYHWLGRRVAVLQGQCWEDFVGQELYRFLVMDFVLMLLDTLFGELVWRIISEKKLKRRKPEFDIARNALELIYGQTLAWLGVLFSPLLPAVQIIKLLLVFYVKKTSLLANCQAPRRPWLASHMSTVFLTLLCFPAFLGAAIFLCYAVWQVKPSSTCGPFRTLDSMYEAGRVWVRYLEAAGPRVSWLPWVHRYLVENTFFVFLVSALLLAVIYLNIQVVRGQRRVICLLKEQISNEGEDKIFLINKLHSIYERKEREERSRVGTTEETAAPPALLTDERDD from the exons ATGGCCCAGCCGCTGGCCTTCATCCTCGATGTCCCTGAGACCCCGGGGGACCAGGG CAGCCAGGAGCCCAGCCCCTACGATGAAAGCGAAGTGCACGACTCCTTCCACCAGCTCATCCAAGAACAGAGCCAGTGGGCGGCCCAGGAggggctggagctgcagcagaggGAGCAGGAGGCCACAG GGAGTGGCCAGCAGATGCTCCGGCGGCCCGAGGGCACCCAGAGCACGGCCACACTCCGCATCCTGGCCAGCATGCCTAGCCGCACCATTG GCCGCAGCCGAGGCGCCATCATCTCCCAGTACTACAGCCGCACCGTGCAGCTTCGGCGCAGGAGCAGCCGGCCCCTGCTTGGGAACTTCGTCCTCTCTGCCCGGCCCAGCCTCCGCCTGTACGATTTGGAGCTGGACCCCACAGCCCGGGAGGAGGAGG AGAAGCAGAGCCTCCTGGTGAAGGAGCTCCAGAGCCTGGCGGTGGCACAGCGGGACCACATGCTCCGAGGGATGCCCTTAAGCCTGGCTGAGAAACGCAGCCTGCG AGAGAAGAGCAGGACCCCGAGGGGGAAGTGGAGGGGCCAGCAGGGCAGCGGCGGGGTCTGCTCCTGCTGTGGCCGGCTCAGATATGCCTGCGTGCTG GCCTTGCACAGCCTGGGGCTGGCGCTGCTCTCTGGCCTGCAGGCCCTGACGCCATGGCGCTATGCCCTGAAGCGCATCGGGGGCCAGTTCGGCTCCAGCGTGCTCTCCTACTTCCTCTTCCTCAAGACCCTGCTGGCTTTCAACGCcctcctgcagctgctgctggtggCCTTCATCGTGGGCCCGCAGGTCgccttcctgcctgccctgccGGGCCCTGCCCCCATCTGCACAGGCCTGGAGCTCCTCACAGGCGCG GGTTGCTTCACCCACACCGTCATGTTCTACGGCCACTACAGTAATGCCACGCTGAACCAGCCGTGTGGCAGCCCCCTGGACAGCAGCCAGTGCACACCCAGGGCGGGCGGCCTGCCGTACAACATGCCCCTGGCCTACCTCTACACTGTGGGTGCAGGCTTCTTCATCACCTGCATCACCCTGGTGTACAG CATGGCTCACTCTTTCGGGGAGAGCTACCGGGTGGGGAGCACCTCTGGCATCCACGCCATCACTGTCTTCTGCTCCTGGGACTATAAGGTGATGCAGAAGCGGGCCTCCCGCCTCCAGCAGGACAACATCCGCACCCGGCTGAAG GAGCTGCTGGCTGAGTGGCAGCTGCGGCAGAGCCCCAGGAGCGTGtgcgggaggctgcggcaggcggCCGCGCTGGGGCTTGCATGGCTGCTGTGTCTGGGGACCGCGCTGGGCTGCGCTGTGGCCATCCACGTCTTCTCAGAGTTCTTGATCCAG AGTCCGGAGGCTGCTGGCCAGGAGGCTGCGCTGCTGGTCCTGCCCCTGGTGGTTGGCCTTCTCAACCTGGGGGCCCCCTACCTGTGCCGTGTTCTGGCCGCCCTGGAGCCGCATGACTCCCCGGTACTGGAGGTGTACGTGGCCATCTGCAG GAATCTCATCCTCAAGCTGGCCATCCTGGGGACACTGTGCTACCACTGGCTGGGCCGCAGGGTGGCTGTCCTGCAGGGTCAGTGCTGGGAGGACTTCGTGGGCCAGGAGCTGTACCGGTTTCTGGTGATGGACTTCGTCCTCATGCTTCTGGACACGCTTTTTGGGGAACTGGTGTGGAG GATTATCTCCGAGAAGAAGCTGAAGAGGCGGAAGCCGGAGTTTGACATCGCCCGGAATGCCCTGGAGCTGATTTACGGGCAGACTCTGGCCTG GCTGGGGGTGCTCTTCTCACCCCTCCTCCCCGCCGTGCAGATCATCAAGCTGCTGCTCGTCTTCTACGTCAAGAAG ACCAGCCTTCTGGCCAACTGCCAGGCGCCGCGCCGGCCCTGGCTGGCCTCACACATGAGCACGGTCTTCCTCACGCTGCTCTGCTTCCCCGCCTTCCTGGGCGCTGCCATCTTCCTCTGCTACGCAGTCTGGCA GGTGAAGCCCTCGAGCACCTGTGGTCCCTTCCGGACCCTGGACAGCATGTACGAGGCCGGCAGGGTGTGGGTGCGCTACCTGGAGGCGGCGGGCCCCAGGGTCTCCTGGCTGCCCTGGGTGCACCGGTACCTGGTGGAGAACACCTTCTTCGTCTTCCTGGTGTCGGCCCTGCTGCT GGCCGTGATCTACCTCAACATCCAGGTGGTGCGGGGCCAGCGGAGGGTCATCTGCCTGCTCAAGGAGCAGATCAGCAAC GAGGGGGAAGACAAAATCTTCTTAATCAACAAGCTTCACTCCATCTacgagaggaaggagagggaggagaggagcag GGTTGGGACAACCGAGGAGACTGCAGCACCCCCTGCCCTGCTCACAGATGAACGGGATGACTAG
- the TMC6 gene encoding transmembrane channel-like protein 6 isoform X1, with the protein MNPDTRPPWPSSDLRRRGRKLAGRKAESPRGARRGAGTPRAGPGHVITEARPPHTPTWAGRCGYPQAPPELRLAPSPPGPFATPSGRRAEPLVPGGPCGAQVSPGCARGPRSPPAPPSQEPSPYDESEVHDSFHQLIQEQSQWAAQEGLELQQREQEATGSGQQMLRRPEGTQSTATLRILASMPSRTIGRSRGAIISQYYSRTVQLRRRSSRPLLGNFVLSARPSLRLYDLELDPTAREEEEKQSLLVKELQSLAVAQRDHMLRGMPLSLAEKRSLREKSRTPRGKWRGQQGSGGVCSCCGRLRYACVLALHSLGLALLSGLQALTPWRYALKRIGGQFGSSVLSYFLFLKTLLAFNALLQLLLVAFIVGPQVAFLPALPGPAPICTGLELLTGAGCFTHTVMFYGHYSNATLNQPCGSPLDSSQCTPRAGGLPYNMPLAYLYTVGAGFFITCITLVYSMAHSFGESYRVGSTSGIHAITVFCSWDYKVMQKRASRLQQDNIRTRLKELLAEWQLRQSPRSVCGRLRQAAALGLAWLLCLGTALGCAVAIHVFSEFLIQSPEAAGQEAALLVLPLVVGLLNLGAPYLCRVLAALEPHDSPVLEVYVAICRNLILKLAILGTLCYHWLGRRVAVLQGQCWEDFVGQELYRFLVMDFVLMLLDTLFGELVWRIISEKKLKRRKPEFDIARNALELIYGQTLAWLGVLFSPLLPAVQIIKLLLVFYVKKTSLLANCQAPRRPWLASHMSTVFLTLLCFPAFLGAAIFLCYAVWQVKPSSTCGPFRTLDSMYEAGRVWVRYLEAAGPRVSWLPWVHRYLVENTFFVFLVSALLLAVIYLNIQVVRGQRRVICLLKEQISNEGEDKIFLINKLHSIYERKEREERSRVGTTEETAAPPALLTDERDD; encoded by the exons ATGAATCCAGACACTCGGCCGCCGTGGCCCAGCTCAGACCTCAGGAGGAGGGGTCGGAAGTTGGCAGGGAGGAAGGCAGAGTCACCGCGGGGCGCCCGGAGGGGGGCAGGGACGCCGCGGGCGGGGCCGGGTCACGTGATAACCGAGGCCCGCCCCCCCCACACCCCGACGTGGGCCGGGAGGTGCGGCTACCCCCAGGCCCCGCCAGAGCTGCGACTGGCCCCGTCGCCCCCGGGGCCCTTTGCCACTCCCTCGGGAAGGAGAGCCGAGCCCTTAGTTCCCGGCGGCCCTTGCGGGGCACAGGTGAGCCCTGGCTGCGCGCGCGGCCCCCGCTCTCCCCCGGCGCCTCCCAG CCAGGAGCCCAGCCCCTACGATGAAAGCGAAGTGCACGACTCCTTCCACCAGCTCATCCAAGAACAGAGCCAGTGGGCGGCCCAGGAggggctggagctgcagcagaggGAGCAGGAGGCCACAG GGAGTGGCCAGCAGATGCTCCGGCGGCCCGAGGGCACCCAGAGCACGGCCACACTCCGCATCCTGGCCAGCATGCCTAGCCGCACCATTG GCCGCAGCCGAGGCGCCATCATCTCCCAGTACTACAGCCGCACCGTGCAGCTTCGGCGCAGGAGCAGCCGGCCCCTGCTTGGGAACTTCGTCCTCTCTGCCCGGCCCAGCCTCCGCCTGTACGATTTGGAGCTGGACCCCACAGCCCGGGAGGAGGAGG AGAAGCAGAGCCTCCTGGTGAAGGAGCTCCAGAGCCTGGCGGTGGCACAGCGGGACCACATGCTCCGAGGGATGCCCTTAAGCCTGGCTGAGAAACGCAGCCTGCG AGAGAAGAGCAGGACCCCGAGGGGGAAGTGGAGGGGCCAGCAGGGCAGCGGCGGGGTCTGCTCCTGCTGTGGCCGGCTCAGATATGCCTGCGTGCTG GCCTTGCACAGCCTGGGGCTGGCGCTGCTCTCTGGCCTGCAGGCCCTGACGCCATGGCGCTATGCCCTGAAGCGCATCGGGGGCCAGTTCGGCTCCAGCGTGCTCTCCTACTTCCTCTTCCTCAAGACCCTGCTGGCTTTCAACGCcctcctgcagctgctgctggtggCCTTCATCGTGGGCCCGCAGGTCgccttcctgcctgccctgccGGGCCCTGCCCCCATCTGCACAGGCCTGGAGCTCCTCACAGGCGCG GGTTGCTTCACCCACACCGTCATGTTCTACGGCCACTACAGTAATGCCACGCTGAACCAGCCGTGTGGCAGCCCCCTGGACAGCAGCCAGTGCACACCCAGGGCGGGCGGCCTGCCGTACAACATGCCCCTGGCCTACCTCTACACTGTGGGTGCAGGCTTCTTCATCACCTGCATCACCCTGGTGTACAG CATGGCTCACTCTTTCGGGGAGAGCTACCGGGTGGGGAGCACCTCTGGCATCCACGCCATCACTGTCTTCTGCTCCTGGGACTATAAGGTGATGCAGAAGCGGGCCTCCCGCCTCCAGCAGGACAACATCCGCACCCGGCTGAAG GAGCTGCTGGCTGAGTGGCAGCTGCGGCAGAGCCCCAGGAGCGTGtgcgggaggctgcggcaggcggCCGCGCTGGGGCTTGCATGGCTGCTGTGTCTGGGGACCGCGCTGGGCTGCGCTGTGGCCATCCACGTCTTCTCAGAGTTCTTGATCCAG AGTCCGGAGGCTGCTGGCCAGGAGGCTGCGCTGCTGGTCCTGCCCCTGGTGGTTGGCCTTCTCAACCTGGGGGCCCCCTACCTGTGCCGTGTTCTGGCCGCCCTGGAGCCGCATGACTCCCCGGTACTGGAGGTGTACGTGGCCATCTGCAG GAATCTCATCCTCAAGCTGGCCATCCTGGGGACACTGTGCTACCACTGGCTGGGCCGCAGGGTGGCTGTCCTGCAGGGTCAGTGCTGGGAGGACTTCGTGGGCCAGGAGCTGTACCGGTTTCTGGTGATGGACTTCGTCCTCATGCTTCTGGACACGCTTTTTGGGGAACTGGTGTGGAG GATTATCTCCGAGAAGAAGCTGAAGAGGCGGAAGCCGGAGTTTGACATCGCCCGGAATGCCCTGGAGCTGATTTACGGGCAGACTCTGGCCTG GCTGGGGGTGCTCTTCTCACCCCTCCTCCCCGCCGTGCAGATCATCAAGCTGCTGCTCGTCTTCTACGTCAAGAAG ACCAGCCTTCTGGCCAACTGCCAGGCGCCGCGCCGGCCCTGGCTGGCCTCACACATGAGCACGGTCTTCCTCACGCTGCTCTGCTTCCCCGCCTTCCTGGGCGCTGCCATCTTCCTCTGCTACGCAGTCTGGCA GGTGAAGCCCTCGAGCACCTGTGGTCCCTTCCGGACCCTGGACAGCATGTACGAGGCCGGCAGGGTGTGGGTGCGCTACCTGGAGGCGGCGGGCCCCAGGGTCTCCTGGCTGCCCTGGGTGCACCGGTACCTGGTGGAGAACACCTTCTTCGTCTTCCTGGTGTCGGCCCTGCTGCT GGCCGTGATCTACCTCAACATCCAGGTGGTGCGGGGCCAGCGGAGGGTCATCTGCCTGCTCAAGGAGCAGATCAGCAAC GAGGGGGAAGACAAAATCTTCTTAATCAACAAGCTTCACTCCATCTacgagaggaaggagagggaggagaggagcag GGTTGGGACAACCGAGGAGACTGCAGCACCCCCTGCCCTGCTCACAGATGAACGGGATGACTAG
- the TMC6 gene encoding transmembrane channel-like protein 6 isoform X5 has protein sequence MAQPLAFILDVPETPGDQGQEPSPYDESEVHDSFHQLIQEQSQWAAQEGLELQQREQEATGSGQQMLRRPEGTQSTATLRILASMPSRTIGRSRGAIISQYYSRTVQLRRRSSRPLLGNFVLSARPSLRLYDLELDPTAREEEEKQSLLVKELQSLAVAQRDHMLRGMPLSLAEKRSLREKSRTPRGKWRGQQGSGGVCSCCGRLRYACVLALHSLGLALLSGLQALTPWRYALKRIGGQFGSSVLSYFLFLKTLLAFNALLQLLLVAFIVGPQVAFLPALPGPAPICTGLELLTGAGCFTHTVMFYGHYSNATLNQPCGSPLDSSQCTPRAGGLPYNMPLAYLYTVGAGFFITCITLVYSMAHSFGESYRVGSTSGIHAITVFCSWDYKVMQKRASRLQQDNIRTRLKELLAEWQLRQSPRSVCGRLRQAAALGLAWLLCLGTALGCAVAIHVFSEFLIQSPEAAGQEAALLVLPLVVGLLNLGAPYLCRVLAALEPHDSPVLEVYVAICRNLILKLAILGTLCYHWLGRRVAVLQGQCWEDFVGQELYRFLVMDFVLMLLDTLFGELVWRIISEKKLKRRKPEFDIARNALELIYGQTLAWLGVLFSPLLPAVQIIKLLLVFYVKKTSLLANCQAPRRPWLASHMSTVFLTLLCFPAFLGAAIFLCYAVWQVKPSSTCGPFRTLDSMYEAGRVWVRYLEAAGPRVSWLPWVHRYLVENTFFVFLVSALLLAVIYLNIQVVRGQRRVICLLKEQISNEGEDKIFLINKLHSIYERKEREERSRVGTTEETAAPPALLTDERDD, from the exons ATGGCCCAGCCGCTGGCCTTCATCCTCGATGTCCCTGAGACCCCGGGGGACCAGGG CCAGGAGCCCAGCCCCTACGATGAAAGCGAAGTGCACGACTCCTTCCACCAGCTCATCCAAGAACAGAGCCAGTGGGCGGCCCAGGAggggctggagctgcagcagaggGAGCAGGAGGCCACAG GGAGTGGCCAGCAGATGCTCCGGCGGCCCGAGGGCACCCAGAGCACGGCCACACTCCGCATCCTGGCCAGCATGCCTAGCCGCACCATTG GCCGCAGCCGAGGCGCCATCATCTCCCAGTACTACAGCCGCACCGTGCAGCTTCGGCGCAGGAGCAGCCGGCCCCTGCTTGGGAACTTCGTCCTCTCTGCCCGGCCCAGCCTCCGCCTGTACGATTTGGAGCTGGACCCCACAGCCCGGGAGGAGGAGG AGAAGCAGAGCCTCCTGGTGAAGGAGCTCCAGAGCCTGGCGGTGGCACAGCGGGACCACATGCTCCGAGGGATGCCCTTAAGCCTGGCTGAGAAACGCAGCCTGCG AGAGAAGAGCAGGACCCCGAGGGGGAAGTGGAGGGGCCAGCAGGGCAGCGGCGGGGTCTGCTCCTGCTGTGGCCGGCTCAGATATGCCTGCGTGCTG GCCTTGCACAGCCTGGGGCTGGCGCTGCTCTCTGGCCTGCAGGCCCTGACGCCATGGCGCTATGCCCTGAAGCGCATCGGGGGCCAGTTCGGCTCCAGCGTGCTCTCCTACTTCCTCTTCCTCAAGACCCTGCTGGCTTTCAACGCcctcctgcagctgctgctggtggCCTTCATCGTGGGCCCGCAGGTCgccttcctgcctgccctgccGGGCCCTGCCCCCATCTGCACAGGCCTGGAGCTCCTCACAGGCGCG GGTTGCTTCACCCACACCGTCATGTTCTACGGCCACTACAGTAATGCCACGCTGAACCAGCCGTGTGGCAGCCCCCTGGACAGCAGCCAGTGCACACCCAGGGCGGGCGGCCTGCCGTACAACATGCCCCTGGCCTACCTCTACACTGTGGGTGCAGGCTTCTTCATCACCTGCATCACCCTGGTGTACAG CATGGCTCACTCTTTCGGGGAGAGCTACCGGGTGGGGAGCACCTCTGGCATCCACGCCATCACTGTCTTCTGCTCCTGGGACTATAAGGTGATGCAGAAGCGGGCCTCCCGCCTCCAGCAGGACAACATCCGCACCCGGCTGAAG GAGCTGCTGGCTGAGTGGCAGCTGCGGCAGAGCCCCAGGAGCGTGtgcgggaggctgcggcaggcggCCGCGCTGGGGCTTGCATGGCTGCTGTGTCTGGGGACCGCGCTGGGCTGCGCTGTGGCCATCCACGTCTTCTCAGAGTTCTTGATCCAG AGTCCGGAGGCTGCTGGCCAGGAGGCTGCGCTGCTGGTCCTGCCCCTGGTGGTTGGCCTTCTCAACCTGGGGGCCCCCTACCTGTGCCGTGTTCTGGCCGCCCTGGAGCCGCATGACTCCCCGGTACTGGAGGTGTACGTGGCCATCTGCAG GAATCTCATCCTCAAGCTGGCCATCCTGGGGACACTGTGCTACCACTGGCTGGGCCGCAGGGTGGCTGTCCTGCAGGGTCAGTGCTGGGAGGACTTCGTGGGCCAGGAGCTGTACCGGTTTCTGGTGATGGACTTCGTCCTCATGCTTCTGGACACGCTTTTTGGGGAACTGGTGTGGAG GATTATCTCCGAGAAGAAGCTGAAGAGGCGGAAGCCGGAGTTTGACATCGCCCGGAATGCCCTGGAGCTGATTTACGGGCAGACTCTGGCCTG GCTGGGGGTGCTCTTCTCACCCCTCCTCCCCGCCGTGCAGATCATCAAGCTGCTGCTCGTCTTCTACGTCAAGAAG ACCAGCCTTCTGGCCAACTGCCAGGCGCCGCGCCGGCCCTGGCTGGCCTCACACATGAGCACGGTCTTCCTCACGCTGCTCTGCTTCCCCGCCTTCCTGGGCGCTGCCATCTTCCTCTGCTACGCAGTCTGGCA GGTGAAGCCCTCGAGCACCTGTGGTCCCTTCCGGACCCTGGACAGCATGTACGAGGCCGGCAGGGTGTGGGTGCGCTACCTGGAGGCGGCGGGCCCCAGGGTCTCCTGGCTGCCCTGGGTGCACCGGTACCTGGTGGAGAACACCTTCTTCGTCTTCCTGGTGTCGGCCCTGCTGCT GGCCGTGATCTACCTCAACATCCAGGTGGTGCGGGGCCAGCGGAGGGTCATCTGCCTGCTCAAGGAGCAGATCAGCAAC GAGGGGGAAGACAAAATCTTCTTAATCAACAAGCTTCACTCCATCTacgagaggaaggagagggaggagaggagcag GGTTGGGACAACCGAGGAGACTGCAGCACCCCCTGCCCTGCTCACAGATGAACGGGATGACTAG
- the TMC6 gene encoding transmembrane channel-like protein 6 isoform X6, with protein MLRRPEGTQSTATLRILASMPSRTIGRSRGAIISQYYSRTVQLRRRSSRPLLGNFVLSARPSLRLYDLELDPTAREEEEKQSLLVKELQSLAVAQRDHMLRGMPLSLAEKRSLREKSRTPRGKWRGQQGSGGVCSCCGRLRYACVLALHSLGLALLSGLQALTPWRYALKRIGGQFGSSVLSYFLFLKTLLAFNALLQLLLVAFIVGPQVAFLPALPGPAPICTGLELLTGAGCFTHTVMFYGHYSNATLNQPCGSPLDSSQCTPRAGGLPYNMPLAYLYTVGAGFFITCITLVYSMAHSFGESYRVGSTSGIHAITVFCSWDYKVMQKRASRLQQDNIRTRLKELLAEWQLRQSPRSVCGRLRQAAALGLAWLLCLGTALGCAVAIHVFSEFLIQSPEAAGQEAALLVLPLVVGLLNLGAPYLCRVLAALEPHDSPVLEVYVAICRNLILKLAILGTLCYHWLGRRVAVLQGQCWEDFVGQELYRFLVMDFVLMLLDTLFGELVWRIISEKKLKRRKPEFDIARNALELIYGQTLAWLGVLFSPLLPAVQIIKLLLVFYVKKTSLLANCQAPRRPWLASHMSTVFLTLLCFPAFLGAAIFLCYAVWQVKPSSTCGPFRTLDSMYEAGRVWVRYLEAAGPRVSWLPWVHRYLVENTFFVFLVSALLLAVIYLNIQVVRGQRRVICLLKEQISNEGEDKIFLINKLHSIYERKEREERSRVGTTEETAAPPALLTDERDD; from the exons ATGCTCCGGCGGCCCGAGGGCACCCAGAGCACGGCCACACTCCGCATCCTGGCCAGCATGCCTAGCCGCACCATTG GCCGCAGCCGAGGCGCCATCATCTCCCAGTACTACAGCCGCACCGTGCAGCTTCGGCGCAGGAGCAGCCGGCCCCTGCTTGGGAACTTCGTCCTCTCTGCCCGGCCCAGCCTCCGCCTGTACGATTTGGAGCTGGACCCCACAGCCCGGGAGGAGGAGG AGAAGCAGAGCCTCCTGGTGAAGGAGCTCCAGAGCCTGGCGGTGGCACAGCGGGACCACATGCTCCGAGGGATGCCCTTAAGCCTGGCTGAGAAACGCAGCCTGCG AGAGAAGAGCAGGACCCCGAGGGGGAAGTGGAGGGGCCAGCAGGGCAGCGGCGGGGTCTGCTCCTGCTGTGGCCGGCTCAGATATGCCTGCGTGCTG GCCTTGCACAGCCTGGGGCTGGCGCTGCTCTCTGGCCTGCAGGCCCTGACGCCATGGCGCTATGCCCTGAAGCGCATCGGGGGCCAGTTCGGCTCCAGCGTGCTCTCCTACTTCCTCTTCCTCAAGACCCTGCTGGCTTTCAACGCcctcctgcagctgctgctggtggCCTTCATCGTGGGCCCGCAGGTCgccttcctgcctgccctgccGGGCCCTGCCCCCATCTGCACAGGCCTGGAGCTCCTCACAGGCGCG GGTTGCTTCACCCACACCGTCATGTTCTACGGCCACTACAGTAATGCCACGCTGAACCAGCCGTGTGGCAGCCCCCTGGACAGCAGCCAGTGCACACCCAGGGCGGGCGGCCTGCCGTACAACATGCCCCTGGCCTACCTCTACACTGTGGGTGCAGGCTTCTTCATCACCTGCATCACCCTGGTGTACAG CATGGCTCACTCTTTCGGGGAGAGCTACCGGGTGGGGAGCACCTCTGGCATCCACGCCATCACTGTCTTCTGCTCCTGGGACTATAAGGTGATGCAGAAGCGGGCCTCCCGCCTCCAGCAGGACAACATCCGCACCCGGCTGAAG GAGCTGCTGGCTGAGTGGCAGCTGCGGCAGAGCCCCAGGAGCGTGtgcgggaggctgcggcaggcggCCGCGCTGGGGCTTGCATGGCTGCTGTGTCTGGGGACCGCGCTGGGCTGCGCTGTGGCCATCCACGTCTTCTCAGAGTTCTTGATCCAG AGTCCGGAGGCTGCTGGCCAGGAGGCTGCGCTGCTGGTCCTGCCCCTGGTGGTTGGCCTTCTCAACCTGGGGGCCCCCTACCTGTGCCGTGTTCTGGCCGCCCTGGAGCCGCATGACTCCCCGGTACTGGAGGTGTACGTGGCCATCTGCAG GAATCTCATCCTCAAGCTGGCCATCCTGGGGACACTGTGCTACCACTGGCTGGGCCGCAGGGTGGCTGTCCTGCAGGGTCAGTGCTGGGAGGACTTCGTGGGCCAGGAGCTGTACCGGTTTCTGGTGATGGACTTCGTCCTCATGCTTCTGGACACGCTTTTTGGGGAACTGGTGTGGAG GATTATCTCCGAGAAGAAGCTGAAGAGGCGGAAGCCGGAGTTTGACATCGCCCGGAATGCCCTGGAGCTGATTTACGGGCAGACTCTGGCCTG GCTGGGGGTGCTCTTCTCACCCCTCCTCCCCGCCGTGCAGATCATCAAGCTGCTGCTCGTCTTCTACGTCAAGAAG ACCAGCCTTCTGGCCAACTGCCAGGCGCCGCGCCGGCCCTGGCTGGCCTCACACATGAGCACGGTCTTCCTCACGCTGCTCTGCTTCCCCGCCTTCCTGGGCGCTGCCATCTTCCTCTGCTACGCAGTCTGGCA GGTGAAGCCCTCGAGCACCTGTGGTCCCTTCCGGACCCTGGACAGCATGTACGAGGCCGGCAGGGTGTGGGTGCGCTACCTGGAGGCGGCGGGCCCCAGGGTCTCCTGGCTGCCCTGGGTGCACCGGTACCTGGTGGAGAACACCTTCTTCGTCTTCCTGGTGTCGGCCCTGCTGCT GGCCGTGATCTACCTCAACATCCAGGTGGTGCGGGGCCAGCGGAGGGTCATCTGCCTGCTCAAGGAGCAGATCAGCAAC GAGGGGGAAGACAAAATCTTCTTAATCAACAAGCTTCACTCCATCTacgagaggaaggagagggaggagaggagcag GGTTGGGACAACCGAGGAGACTGCAGCACCCCCTGCCCTGCTCACAGATGAACGGGATGACTAG